A window of Candidatus Gastranaerophilales bacterium contains these coding sequences:
- a CDS encoding PBP1A family penicillin-binding protein produces MTDFEMPRKFKNPKKNNPIKTFIIMALAFLLASVAILKVYLASLPPIQNLESFKPTIVTKIYSADGEIIKTFTAYSYEKVDISDVPDNLKKAIIATEDKNFYQHDGYDLFGLARSTVANLKAGHVVQGASTITQQLSRILFLSNEKTFDRKFKEIIISARIEKTISKDKILEMYLNNVYLGSGAYGVAGASTIYFNKPLKNLTLAECALIAGLPQAPSVYSPYNDKELAKERRAQVLTRMYKMRYITKDEFEQAKEEPIRLNSNPNIYTLNRAPYFVDYVMKELEALGFDETEISQGGYKVITTLNYKAQQAAENAITKDLAAWSMRGDNQQAAVFSFSPISGEIIAYVGGKNYGKSQYDRVSQAIRPPGSSFKSFVYAAAVQKGWQPTDKIEDTPIRIADWAPRNYGGKYRGKIPLYKGVMVSSNVVAVRLIKDVGIRSVINVARALGISTPMEYDFTIALGSNGVKLQEMTIAYGAFANGGFKVKPYAVERVETSRGKIVYQAPKTKITKVLDLNTAAMVTAMLKQVIISGTGRAANIGKPAAGKTGTTDDCKDAWFIGYTPDIVTGVWVGNDDNTKMANLTGGTVPAIIWRDMMKVATEKYPHSDFDYPDYNLKAEKLPAKDTQEGNFSSSQENKDETDIETTQDALAPPTPTKHTQQGSMSGNFSDIPTQAPHPTPRQAAEQTQAPVPAQSSQGRFY; encoded by the coding sequence ATGACTGATTTTGAAATGCCAAGAAAATTTAAAAATCCAAAGAAAAACAACCCCATAAAAACTTTTATCATTATGGCGTTAGCTTTTCTACTCGCTTCTGTAGCGATTTTAAAGGTTTATTTAGCTTCGCTTCCACCTATACAAAACCTTGAATCTTTTAAGCCAACTATCGTTACAAAAATTTATTCAGCTGACGGCGAAATAATTAAAACCTTCACTGCATACAGCTATGAAAAAGTTGATATTTCAGATGTGCCTGACAACTTAAAAAAAGCTATCATTGCAACTGAAGACAAAAACTTTTATCAACACGATGGCTATGATTTGTTCGGCTTAGCTCGTTCAACTGTAGCAAACCTCAAAGCCGGTCACGTGGTTCAAGGTGCTTCTACTATTACTCAACAGCTTTCCAGAATATTGTTCCTTTCTAACGAAAAAACTTTCGACAGGAAGTTTAAAGAAATCATTATATCTGCAAGAATTGAAAAGACAATCTCAAAAGACAAAATCCTTGAAATGTATTTAAACAACGTATATTTGGGTTCTGGAGCCTATGGTGTTGCAGGTGCTTCCACAATATACTTCAATAAACCGTTAAAGAATTTGACTTTAGCTGAATGTGCCCTAATTGCAGGTCTACCTCAAGCACCTTCTGTTTATTCGCCATACAACGACAAAGAACTCGCAAAAGAAAGACGTGCACAAGTTTTGACTCGTATGTATAAAATGAGATACATAACTAAAGATGAATTTGAACAAGCGAAAGAAGAACCTATCCGTTTAAATTCAAACCCTAATATATATACGCTTAACAGAGCTCCTTATTTTGTCGATTACGTAATGAAAGAATTAGAAGCTTTAGGCTTTGATGAAACTGAAATTTCTCAAGGCGGCTATAAAGTTATTACAACTCTAAACTACAAAGCTCAACAAGCAGCTGAAAACGCTATAACAAAAGACCTTGCGGCTTGGAGTATGAGAGGCGATAATCAGCAAGCAGCCGTATTCTCATTCTCTCCGATTTCAGGTGAAATAATAGCTTATGTCGGCGGTAAAAACTACGGAAAAAGCCAATACGACAGAGTTTCCCAAGCAATAAGACCTCCGGGCTCATCTTTCAAATCATTTGTTTACGCTGCTGCCGTTCAAAAAGGCTGGCAACCTACTGACAAAATTGAAGATACACCAATTAGAATTGCCGATTGGGCACCTAGAAATTATGGCGGTAAATACAGAGGGAAAATCCCTCTTTACAAAGGCGTAATGGTTTCTTCAAATGTCGTAGCTGTCAGATTGATTAAAGATGTCGGTATTCGCTCTGTAATCAACGTAGCAAGAGCACTAGGAATTTCAACTCCTATGGAATATGACTTCACTATAGCTCTAGGTTCTAACGGCGTAAAACTTCAAGAAATGACTATCGCTTACGGTGCTTTTGCTAACGGCGGTTTCAAAGTTAAACCTTACGCAGTTGAAAGAGTCGAAACCTCAAGAGGTAAAATCGTTTATCAAGCTCCAAAAACAAAAATTACAAAAGTTTTGGACTTGAACACTGCGGCAATGGTTACTGCAATGTTAAAACAAGTAATCATCAGCGGTACAGGACGAGCTGCAAACATTGGAAAACCTGCAGCAGGTAAAACCGGTACAACTGATGACTGCAAAGACGCTTGGTTTATCGGATACACTCCTGATATAGTTACAGGCGTATGGGTCGGAAATGATGACAATACAAAAATGGCAAACCTCACAGGTGGTACTGTTCCTGCTATTATTTGGCGTGATATGATGAAAGTCGCAACTGAAAAATATCCTCATTCCGATTTCGATTATCCTGATTACAACCTTAAAGCAGAAAAATTGCCGGCTAAAGATACTCAAGAAGGTAATTTCTCATCATCACAAGAAAATAAAGATGAAACAGATATTGAAACGACTCAAGATGCTTTAGCTCCCCCCACGCCTACAAAACATACACAACAAGGCTCAATGTCTGGGAACTTTAGCGATATACCAACTCAAGCTCCGCACCCGACACCACGTCAAGCAGCTGAGCAGACACAAGCTCCTGTTCCTGCTCAAAGCAGTCAAGGCAGATTTTATTAA
- a CDS encoding YkgJ family cysteine cluster protein — protein MINILKTMYYELMSYFVPERMKYRITGTCKKCGKCCNYMYSFDTYSEKEFKIMQFLYPAYKRFYIKGKDEAGNLIFACKLINPDGTCSDYDKRLPMCKKYPMRFVNFPAQLHEGCGYKVEKKSFDDYLK, from the coding sequence ATGATAAATATATTAAAAACAATGTATTACGAACTGATGTCATATTTCGTGCCAGAACGCATGAAATATAGGATTACGGGCACTTGCAAAAAGTGCGGAAAATGTTGCAATTATATGTATAGTTTTGATACATATTCAGAAAAAGAGTTCAAAATAATGCAGTTTTTATACCCTGCATACAAAAGATTTTATATAAAAGGGAAAGATGAAGCGGGGAATTTGATTTTTGCCTGCAAATTGATTAATCCTGATGGGACTTGTAGCGATTATGATAAAAGGTTGCCGATGTGCAAAAAATATCCGATGCGGTTTGTCAATTTTCCAGCTCAACTCCATGAAGGTTGCGGTTATAAGGTAGAAAAAAAATCCTTTGATGATTACTTAAAATAA
- the dacB gene encoding D-alanyl-D-alanine carboxypeptidase/D-alanyl-D-alanine-endopeptidase translates to MKNILKLLSVFFIMVVFVGQGEAKVLKKINPIDNIVTSSPINKSAVIAVSIKDASNGNEYYSYNQDKLLHPASTLKLITTPAAMSALGNGYQFKTQIFQDKNKNLYFKLAGDPLLTSNELKYLIKDLRGKNCKVVNKIYFDDSVVDSNEWGIGWMWDDGTSSYMPKFSAYNLDGNVFNVNVSNNDFATSPKFTVSPMYPTAVMNNIKNGSETKIKIERQDWKSPDIVTLSGTFKTPQSVSIPINNMSRYFAYRVSDYLTTYNIKYQGQSFDTRKTPKDATLVGQVCHNATDILPSIFKNSNNLSAESFAKVASAEKFNSQGTNEKAIEMVKDFYTQKGLSTEPVVLADMSGVSRNNLVSTTWMTDALCKLYQSPDFENIQLNMAQPGDGTLALRMLDLRGDAWLKTGSIANISALAGYVRAKNGKIYAVSIIVQNFTAPQKDAKALEDSIVNVIYSLN, encoded by the coding sequence ATGAAAAATATTCTAAAACTGTTATCAGTATTTTTTATAATGGTGGTTTTTGTCGGACAAGGTGAGGCAAAAGTTCTTAAAAAAATCAATCCGATTGACAATATTGTTACCTCCTCACCGATTAATAAATCTGCGGTTATTGCTGTCAGTATAAAAGATGCTTCAAACGGCAATGAATATTATTCATACAATCAGGATAAGCTTTTGCATCCTGCTTCCACTTTGAAATTAATAACTACGCCTGCTGCGATGTCCGCTTTAGGGAATGGTTATCAGTTCAAGACTCAAATTTTTCAAGATAAAAACAAAAACTTGTATTTTAAATTAGCAGGTGACCCTTTGCTTACAAGTAATGAATTAAAATATTTAATCAAAGACTTACGTGGTAAAAATTGTAAAGTTGTAAACAAAATTTATTTTGACGATAGCGTTGTTGACTCAAATGAATGGGGCATAGGCTGGATGTGGGATGACGGAACAAGTTCTTATATGCCGAAATTCAGTGCTTACAATTTAGATGGAAATGTTTTTAATGTTAATGTTTCAAACAATGATTTTGCGACTTCGCCAAAATTTACCGTTTCTCCTATGTACCCGACAGCTGTTATGAATAATATAAAAAACGGCTCTGAAACAAAGATAAAAATCGAAAGACAAGATTGGAAATCTCCTGATATTGTTACTTTGTCAGGAACTTTCAAAACTCCTCAAAGTGTATCAATTCCAATAAATAATATGTCACGATATTTTGCATATAGAGTCAGTGATTATTTGACTACATACAATATTAAATATCAAGGACAATCTTTTGATACCAGAAAAACACCTAAAGATGCGACATTGGTTGGGCAAGTGTGTCACAACGCAACAGATATTTTGCCTTCAATTTTTAAAAACAGTAATAATTTATCAGCCGAATCTTTTGCAAAAGTTGCTTCAGCAGAAAAATTCAATTCTCAAGGCACCAATGAAAAAGCAATTGAAATGGTAAAAGATTTTTATACGCAAAAAGGGCTTTCAACTGAGCCTGTTGTGTTGGCAGATATGAGTGGTGTATCTCGAAATAATTTAGTTTCTACTACTTGGATGACCGATGCACTTTGCAAATTATATCAATCTCCGGATTTTGAGAATATTCAACTAAATATGGCACAACCGGGAGATGGTACTCTTGCATTGAGAATGTTGGATTTAAGGGGCGACGCTTGGCTAAAAACAGGCTCCATCGCTAATATAAGTGCACTTGCCGGTTATGTCAGAGCTAAAAACGGCAAAATATATGCAGTTTCGATTATTGTTCAAAACTTTACAGCACCGCAAAAAGATGCAAAAGCCCTTGAAGACAGTATTGTAAATGTTATTTATTCACTAAATTAG
- a CDS encoding desulfoferrodoxin, protein MTELMQIYKCNICGNIVEVIHPGAGDLVCCGEKMELLTEQTNDDGVAEKHKPVITFDGETKTIRVGSIPHPMEENHYIMFVEAISPDKKYIKRKYLSPNDEPKLDLKCKCEKIIARELCNVHGLWRAEN, encoded by the coding sequence ATGACTGAATTAATGCAAATCTACAAGTGTAATATTTGTGGAAATATTGTAGAAGTTATCCACCCTGGGGCAGGTGACCTTGTCTGTTGTGGTGAAAAAATGGAGCTGTTAACCGAACAAACAAATGATGATGGAGTAGCAGAAAAACACAAACCGGTTATAACTTTTGATGGAGAAACAAAAACTATAAGAGTTGGTTCTATTCCTCATCCTATGGAAGAAAATCATTATATTATGTTTGTCGAAGCTATATCCCCTGATAAAAAGTACATAAAACGAAAATATCTAAGTCCAAATGATGAACCGAAATTGGATTTAAAGTGTAAATGTGAAAAAATCATAGCACGAGAATTGTGTAATGTTCACGGCTTATGGAGGGCAGAAAATTGA
- a CDS encoding ferritin, whose protein sequence is MISDKMQRAFNDQINKELYSAYLYLSMAAYLEDKNFKGMANWMHIQVEEELEHAKSIYKYIIERRGRVALESIQEPPKEFASILDVFESMLAHEVYISSLINKLADYADEDNDRPSASFLRIYIDEQVEEESTAAELVEKVRFANDNTSAMLYLDTVMGGRCCKKISD, encoded by the coding sequence TTGATTAGTGACAAAATGCAAAGAGCTTTTAATGACCAGATAAATAAAGAATTATATTCAGCGTATCTTTATTTGTCAATGGCAGCTTATCTTGAAGATAAAAATTTCAAAGGTATGGCAAACTGGATGCATATCCAAGTTGAAGAAGAACTTGAACATGCAAAATCTATTTACAAATACATTATAGAAAGACGAGGACGGGTTGCTTTGGAGTCAATTCAAGAACCGCCTAAGGAGTTTGCGTCAATTCTTGATGTTTTTGAGTCAATGTTGGCACATGAGGTTTATATATCTTCTTTGATTAATAAACTTGCCGATTATGCAGATGAAGATAATGATAGACCTTCCGCTTCATTTTTGCGTATATATATTGATGAGCAGGTAGAAGAAGAATCAACAGCAGCTGAATTGGTTGAAAAAGTTAGATTTGCCAATGATAATACAAGTGCGATGTTGTATTTGGATACCGTTATGGGGGGAAGATGCTGTAAAAAAATTTCTGACTAA
- the rpiB gene encoding ribose 5-phosphate isomerase B: MSDIKIAIGADHGGYQLKNKIIDYLKENGYEVKDFGTNSPESVDYPVIAKEVSKSIVNGNFDRGILVCGTGLGMAIVADKIKGIRAIACSDTCSAKYSRLHNDANVLCFGERIIGSELAKDIVKIWLETDFEAGRHQRRVDMMETEA, translated from the coding sequence ATGTCTGATATAAAAATAGCAATCGGAGCTGACCATGGCGGATATCAATTAAAAAATAAAATAATAGATTATTTAAAAGAAAACGGGTATGAGGTAAAAGACTTCGGAACAAATTCTCCCGAGTCCGTTGATTATCCGGTGATTGCGAAAGAGGTTTCTAAATCAATCGTAAATGGCAATTTTGATAGAGGTATTTTGGTCTGCGGAACTGGTTTAGGAATGGCAATTGTAGCTGATAAAATTAAAGGAATTAGAGCAATAGCTTGTTCTGATACGTGTTCAGCAAAATATTCAAGACTCCATAACGATGCGAACGTTCTTTGTTTCGGCGAAAGAATTATCGGCTCAGAGCTTGCAAAAGATATTGTAAAAATTTGGCTTGAAACAGATTTTGAAGCAGGACGTCACCAAAGACGTGTAGATATGATGGAAACTGAAGCTTAG
- a CDS encoding response regulator, which yields MEISKEQFKKIIELSGLDDIDINNCTLVDFSRAIVEIERKLNFFDTSISFDNASDCKNVLIVDDLELSIYQLNQLLKKIGIHPSVARSKDEAIAELRKKSLDFILIDLFLPDSKDGFALLEEAVKVKNETQPNLKILVMSGTDDKSVIDNCYKLGADGYIAKSEMWHTEILKYMNTILRKNDNADFVKISESANITTYTVARLNSKQTLSEITEDINSTVLVGCKNIILNLEQVTSFDPDNAYVFAEIYKICAGNEGVFAIANPSEKVKKALSFAYLDGIIPLFYSVSAAINYIENKA from the coding sequence ATGGAAATTTCTAAAGAACAATTTAAGAAAATCATCGAACTCTCAGGACTCGATGATATAGACATCAACAACTGCACTTTAGTAGATTTTTCAAGAGCTATTGTCGAAATAGAGCGTAAACTCAATTTCTTTGACACAAGTATATCGTTCGATAATGCTTCTGATTGCAAAAACGTCTTGATTGTTGACGATTTGGAACTTTCTATCTATCAATTAAATCAACTTTTGAAAAAAATAGGAATTCATCCCTCTGTTGCGAGAAGCAAAGATGAAGCTATTGCTGAACTAAGAAAAAAAAGCTTAGATTTTATTTTGATAGACCTCTTTTTACCGGACTCAAAAGACGGTTTTGCTCTACTTGAAGAAGCTGTCAAAGTTAAAAATGAAACTCAACCTAATTTGAAAATTTTAGTAATGTCAGGAACAGATGACAAATCAGTCATCGACAACTGCTACAAATTGGGTGCTGATGGCTATATAGCAAAAAGTGAAATGTGGCATACAGAAATATTGAAATACATGAATACAATATTAAGAAAAAATGATAATGCCGATTTCGTAAAAATTTCAGAATCTGCAAATATCACAACATATACTGTCGCACGCTTGAACAGCAAACAAACTCTTTCTGAAATCACCGAAGACATAAACTCAACTGTCTTGGTCGGTTGCAAAAATATAATTCTTAATCTTGAACAGGTTACATCTTTTGACCCAGACAACGCTTATGTTTTTGCCGAAATCTACAAAATTTGTGCAGGAAATGAAGGCGTTTTCGCCATTGCAAATCCATCTGAAAAAGTTAAAAAAGCACTGTCTTTCGCTTACTTAGACGGAATTATCCCTCTTTTCTACTCAGTCAGTGCTGCAATAAACTATATCGAAAACAAAGCCTAA